Proteins from a single region of Chloroherpeton thalassium ATCC 35110:
- a CDS encoding (Fe-S)-binding protein, with the protein MSEHKYQQTTQLESAIIDGVDISGEWNRMYVPREITDYDTQYLEEITALTGGESLGYCYQCAKCVGVCPVDNVGSYAPRKIFRKVQAGLNLIEDKDLWMCTTCMNCLRVCPKEVNMLEIMPSAREKAVLDGKTPDELQEMLRSVAEYGNPMGESARNRIKWMKKLNEKVRDLSKEDGSKPVDVLWHVSDYYAYHGRGNDAAKAMVRVFNKLGTDFGILGKEEKTDGDSQRLVGESGLFDELVRHNDALFQKYPHNRLVVTDPHALNAFKKHYPAITGNELKAEHYTQFLSEKLEEIKPLLKREFAKKVTFHDPCYLGRHNGEYDAPRNLINAIPGAEFVEMYRNKQGSYCCGGGGGGQWLGGTVDEHLSERLSDNRVREAVEVGAEVLIVCCPYEVSRFEDSVKATGNDGKLIVRDIIEILDYCMGED; encoded by the coding sequence ATGTCTGAGCATAAATATCAACAAACCACGCAGCTCGAAAGCGCCATCATCGATGGGGTGGATATTTCCGGCGAATGGAATCGGATGTATGTGCCGCGTGAAATTACCGACTACGATACGCAGTATCTCGAAGAAATTACCGCGCTGACGGGCGGCGAATCGCTGGGCTATTGCTATCAGTGCGCCAAATGCGTCGGCGTTTGTCCGGTGGATAATGTCGGCAGCTATGCCCCGCGCAAGATTTTCCGCAAGGTGCAAGCCGGCCTGAACCTGATTGAGGACAAAGACCTTTGGATGTGCACGACCTGCATGAATTGCCTGCGCGTTTGCCCTAAGGAAGTCAACATGTTGGAAATCATGCCGTCGGCGCGTGAAAAAGCCGTGCTTGACGGCAAAACGCCGGACGAGCTTCAGGAGATGCTCCGCAGCGTGGCCGAATACGGCAATCCGATGGGCGAATCGGCTCGCAATCGCATCAAATGGATGAAAAAGTTGAACGAAAAGGTGCGCGACCTCTCCAAAGAAGACGGCTCGAAACCGGTCGATGTGCTGTGGCATGTCAGCGACTATTACGCCTATCACGGTCGCGGCAACGATGCGGCCAAAGCGATGGTGCGCGTCTTTAACAAGCTCGGCACGGATTTCGGAATTTTGGGCAAAGAAGAAAAGACGGACGGCGACTCGCAGCGACTCGTCGGTGAATCCGGCCTCTTCGATGAACTTGTGCGCCACAACGATGCCTTGTTCCAAAAATATCCGCACAACCGGCTCGTCGTCACCGACCCGCACGCGCTGAATGCCTTCAAAAAGCATTATCCGGCCATCACGGGCAACGAACTCAAAGCGGAGCATTACACCCAATTTCTTTCCGAAAAATTGGAAGAAATAAAGCCGCTCCTCAAACGCGAATTTGCGAAAAAAGTCACCTTCCATGATCCCTGCTATCTCGGCAGACATAACGGCGAATACGATGCGCCGCGCAATCTCATCAACGCGATTCCGGGAGCGGAGTTTGTGGAAATGTATCGCAACAAGCAAGGCAGCTATTGCTGCGGCGGCGGCGGCGGCGGCCAATGGCTCGGCGGCACGGTCGACGAGCATTTGAGCGAACGCCTGTCCGACAACCGCGTCCGCGAGGCGGTGGAAGTCGGCGCGGAAGTGCTAATCGTGTGCTGCCCGTATGAAGTCTCTCGTTTTGAAGACTCGGTCAAAGCCACAGGCAACGACGGCAAACTCATCGTCCGCGACATCATTGAAATCTTGGATTACTGCATGGGCGAAGATTAA
- a CDS encoding electron transfer flavoprotein subunit alpha/FixB family protein gives MGDILVVTEHLKGDFQDITFEMLGKAKELAGATGGKCLALVFGDMKNKASELGAADAVIAVGTETEYNPESYAAAVKAAVEAKSPSLTLVGSTSMGMDIAAPVATALGLPVVGYCCGISNEGDGFSFVSQQYGGKMNVVTNVSGAAVALVLAGSFPAEAGQTSGSPAVEDLAVSAGNGKVRFKKLIEPQGSDVDITQSEILVAVGRGIGSKDDIELAENLAEALKADVACSRAVVDAGWLPKTRQVGKSGLKVKPKVYIALGISGAPEHLEGMKSASTIIAINTDKNAPIFDVAHYGINADLFEVCEEMLEELE, from the coding sequence ATGGGAGATATACTCGTTGTAACGGAACATCTCAAAGGAGACTTTCAGGACATCACATTTGAGATGCTTGGAAAAGCCAAAGAACTCGCCGGCGCTACGGGCGGCAAATGCCTTGCGCTCGTTTTCGGCGACATGAAAAATAAAGCTTCCGAATTGGGCGCCGCCGATGCGGTCATCGCCGTCGGTACGGAAACCGAATACAATCCCGAATCTTACGCGGCTGCGGTCAAAGCGGCGGTTGAAGCAAAATCCCCGTCCTTGACGCTAGTCGGCTCAACCTCGATGGGCATGGACATCGCCGCGCCGGTTGCGACCGCGCTCGGTTTGCCCGTCGTCGGCTACTGCTGCGGTATTTCAAACGAGGGCGACGGATTTTCTTTCGTCAGCCAGCAATACGGCGGCAAAATGAATGTGGTCACGAACGTGTCGGGAGCAGCCGTCGCGTTGGTGCTTGCCGGTTCGTTCCCCGCCGAAGCTGGTCAAACTTCCGGTTCGCCCGCAGTGGAAGACCTCGCGGTTTCCGCAGGCAACGGAAAAGTGCGTTTCAAAAAGTTGATTGAACCGCAGGGCAGCGATGTCGACATCACGCAAAGCGAAATTTTGGTGGCAGTCGGTCGCGGCATTGGCAGCAAGGACGATATCGAACTGGCCGAAAATCTTGCCGAAGCCCTCAAAGCCGATGTGGCCTGCTCCCGCGCCGTGGTCGACGCCGGCTGGCTGCCGAAAACCCGTCAGGTCGGAAAATCCGGTTTGAAGGTCAAGCCGAAAGTTTATATCGCACTCGGCATTTCGGGCGCACCGGAACACCTCGAAGGCATGAAGAGCGCCTCGACCATCATTGCGATTAACACCGATAAAAACGCGCCGATCTTCGATGTGGCTCACTATGGCATCAACGCCGACCTCTTTGAGGTTTGTGAGGAAATGCTCGAAGAATTGGAATAA
- a CDS encoding electron transfer flavoprotein subunit beta/FixA family protein, translating to MKIIVPLKQVPDLVEDLEVDGSGKALDTDDIKFKLNEYDDHALEEALLLKEEGAATEVVVMAIDGDETDKMLYTALAKGADKAIKLTGDTPHDTHQLAQAFANAAKTEGCDLILAGVQSVDDRDGQLGPVLATYLGLPCISAVAGVKVQGSSVLVNKEYAGGMVAEFEMDLPGVLGIQAARQTPRYAPVSKVRQVQDSMSLATGSTGDLGAGAGSEIASMAPPEKSGSATMLDSAGDLLEILKEKGVI from the coding sequence ATGAAAATCATTGTTCCGTTAAAACAAGTGCCGGATTTGGTGGAAGACCTTGAGGTCGATGGCTCCGGCAAAGCTCTTGACACCGATGACATCAAGTTTAAGCTCAACGAGTATGACGACCATGCGCTTGAGGAAGCTTTGCTTTTGAAGGAAGAAGGCGCGGCAACGGAAGTGGTGGTGATGGCTATCGATGGCGACGAGACCGACAAGATGCTTTACACCGCCCTTGCCAAAGGCGCGGACAAGGCCATCAAACTCACCGGCGACACCCCGCATGACACGCACCAGCTCGCCCAAGCCTTTGCCAACGCGGCCAAAACCGAAGGTTGCGATTTGATTTTGGCCGGCGTCCAATCTGTGGATGACCGCGACGGCCAGCTCGGCCCCGTGCTTGCCACTTATCTCGGCTTGCCGTGCATCAGCGCCGTAGCAGGCGTTAAGGTTCAGGGCAGTTCCGTTTTGGTCAATAAGGAATATGCCGGTGGCATGGTTGCCGAATTTGAGATGGATTTGCCCGGCGTGCTTGGCATTCAAGCCGCTCGCCAAACCCCGCGCTATGCTCCGGTCAGCAAAGTGCGTCAGGTGCAAGATTCCATGAGCCTCGCCACCGGTTCGACCGGCGATTTGGGAGCAGGCGCAGGCTCGGAAATCGCAAGCATGGCGCCACCGGAAAAATCCGGCAGTGCAACCATGTTGGATTCGGCAGGCGACTTGCTGGAGATTCTCAAAGAAAAAGGTGTCATTTAA
- a CDS encoding (Fe-S)-binding protein — protein MLYPAEQIAFVLLVLVCGGIAFQGFSRIVKLMQKSGSADRSDNLAGRFIGALIDVGMQKPIFKARPLASLFHAFIFFGFSFYLLVNVNDVLEAFVPGWTTIGSENPIARGFNLFADIFSIFVLTGMIFFLIRRFVMKPKVFEFNKNVKLLPAVAEGGVRRDSLIVGIFILIHVGSRWLGTVFHLAEHGHGDPFLPTASLIAPIFHGWGGLEVGIHVTWWLAMGLIVVFLPYFTQSKHIHLMIAPVNLALARKTPRGRLDAPLDAKAPGAAKLRDLAWPQVLDSYACIMCTRCHEVCPAHNSGTPLSPSALEINKRYFINQNAKQLTNGWEDPKLSDYAISEDAIWNCTTCYACVRVCPVGNEPMLDIVEMRRNLVFDAKMPAELADALRGLDEQGNSFGDSARKRTKWTKPLDFKIKDATKEPVKYLWFVGDFASFNQNCEDTTRKVATVLQAAGVDFGILGKDEKSAGNDVRRAGEEGLFAMLAEQNIKALEKANFEEIITTDPHTYNALKNEYPQFGGKFKVKHYTTLLLELVESGKIKLKKPLGVKTTYHDPCYLGRYNGIYDAPRELISRCGVELVEMPRNHENSFCCGAGGGRIWMKEHEDMTQRPSENRVMEAAELGVAYFAVACPKDKTMFTDAVKTSGNEGKLKVVDVIDFIYDAMEQSKAEAAKKEAVEA, from the coding sequence ATGCTTTACCCCGCTGAACAGATTGCGTTTGTTTTGCTGGTGCTTGTGTGCGGAGGGATTGCCTTTCAGGGGTTCAGCCGGATAGTGAAACTGATGCAAAAAAGCGGCTCTGCCGACCGCAGCGACAATTTGGCAGGCAGATTCATCGGCGCCCTGATTGATGTCGGGATGCAAAAGCCGATCTTCAAAGCTCGCCCGCTGGCAAGCTTGTTCCACGCCTTTATTTTCTTCGGATTCAGCTTTTATTTGCTCGTGAACGTCAATGACGTGTTGGAAGCCTTCGTGCCGGGTTGGACGACCATCGGCAGTGAAAATCCGATTGCTCGCGGTTTTAACCTTTTTGCAGACATCTTTAGCATTTTCGTTTTAACCGGCATGATTTTCTTCTTGATTCGCCGGTTCGTTATGAAACCGAAAGTTTTTGAGTTTAATAAAAATGTCAAGCTGCTCCCGGCGGTTGCCGAAGGCGGCGTTCGTCGTGACTCCTTGATAGTCGGTATTTTCATCTTGATTCATGTCGGTTCGCGCTGGCTCGGCACGGTTTTTCATCTTGCCGAACACGGCCACGGCGATCCGTTTCTGCCGACCGCCAGCCTTATTGCGCCGATTTTTCACGGTTGGGGCGGGCTTGAAGTCGGCATCCATGTCACTTGGTGGCTGGCGATGGGACTTATCGTCGTGTTCCTGCCGTATTTCACGCAAAGCAAGCACATCCACTTGATGATTGCTCCCGTCAATCTTGCGCTCGCTCGCAAAACGCCGCGCGGCCGGTTGGATGCTCCGCTTGATGCCAAAGCGCCGGGCGCCGCGAAACTGCGCGACTTGGCTTGGCCGCAAGTCTTGGATTCTTACGCCTGCATCATGTGCACGCGCTGCCACGAGGTTTGCCCGGCGCACAACAGCGGCACGCCGCTCAGCCCGTCGGCGTTGGAAATCAACAAGCGTTATTTCATCAATCAAAACGCCAAACAACTCACAAACGGCTGGGAAGACCCGAAACTAAGCGATTACGCGATTTCGGAGGATGCGATTTGGAATTGCACCACTTGCTACGCCTGTGTGCGCGTTTGCCCGGTCGGCAACGAACCGATGCTGGACATCGTGGAAATGCGCCGCAACCTTGTCTTTGACGCCAAAATGCCCGCCGAACTGGCCGACGCCCTGCGCGGCTTGGACGAACAAGGCAACTCCTTCGGCGACTCGGCTCGCAAGCGCACCAAATGGACAAAACCGCTCGATTTCAAAATCAAAGACGCGACCAAAGAGCCGGTCAAATATCTCTGGTTTGTCGGCGACTTCGCCTCGTTTAACCAAAACTGCGAAGACACGACGCGCAAAGTGGCCACCGTTTTGCAGGCCGCCGGCGTAGACTTCGGCATCTTGGGCAAGGACGAAAAATCCGCCGGAAACGATGTGCGCCGCGCCGGTGAAGAAGGCCTTTTTGCCATGCTCGCCGAACAAAACATCAAGGCGCTTGAAAAAGCGAACTTTGAGGAAATCATCACCACCGACCCGCACACCTACAACGCGCTGAAAAACGAGTATCCGCAATTCGGCGGCAAGTTCAAGGTGAAGCACTACACCACGCTGCTCCTGGAACTTGTGGAGTCGGGAAAAATCAAGTTAAAGAAACCGTTAGGGGTAAAAACAACCTATCACGATCCGTGCTATCTCGGTCGCTACAACGGCATCTACGACGCGCCGCGCGAACTCATCTCGCGCTGCGGTGTGGAACTGGTGGAAATGCCGCGCAACCATGAAAATTCGTTCTGCTGCGGAGCAGGCGGCGGACGCATCTGGATGAAGGAGCATGAAGACATGACCCAACGCCCGAGCGAAAATCGTGTGATGGAAGCAGCCGAACTGGGCGTTGCTTATTTCGCCGTCGCTTGCCCGAAGGACAAGACCATGTTCACCGACGCGGTCAAAACCTCCGGCAACGAAGGCAAGCTGAAGGTCGTCGATGTCATAGATTTCATCTATGACGCAATGGAGCAATCCAAAGCCGAAGCGGCGAAAAAAGAAGCGGTTGAAGCCTAA